One genomic region from Rosa rugosa chromosome 1, drRosRugo1.1, whole genome shotgun sequence encodes:
- the LOC133729619 gene encoding pentatricopeptide repeat-containing protein At3g16610-like: MGSSSDRIEAEGRWDLRPVKGSAALSSGSPASTAEKLQNAIRLLESQLRSEVLSHHSDLLSQLSSLQHADHALSTVRSSVHTRSELSDPLRSITALTLQLSNLHATSELLHHTLRALRLSKKLRDLAADPEKIDLAKAAQLHWAAEKMAAVRVRPQGSCSMVLSEPLHCCYKFRGGATTTPCSVSFASKFQSLCCKSQLLGKLNSRGGFSRIDVVSGSELIKRYVENGNCEDAIVVYVKMLQLGLPVAKEFQFFPILIKAFGGFCDVGKAREIHGHVLKLGVLGDVYDANSILGVYWKCGEVEDAVQMFEKMPERDLVSWNTMISGFCHSGDYVSSLGMFSRMVRGDHWVLPNRVACLSALTSCSSIQSLPVR, from the exons ATGGGGAGCAGTAGCGACAGAATCGAGGCTGAAGGACGCTGGGATCTGCGGCCGGTGAAGGGCAG cGCCGCCCTCTCCTCGGGCTCCCCCGCCTCCACCGCCGAGAAGCTCCAGAACGCCATCCGCCTCCTTGAGTCCCAGCTCCGCTCCGAGGTCCTCTCCCACCACTCCGACCTCCTCTCCCAGCTCTCCTCCCTCCAGCACGCCGACCACGCCCTCTCCACCGTCCGATCCTCCGTCCACACCCGATCTGAGCTCTCCGACCCCCTCCGCTCCATCACCGCCCTCACTCTCCAGCTCTCCAACCTCCACGCCACCTCCGAGCTCCTCCACCACACCCTCCGCGCCCTCCGCCTCTCCAAGAAGCTCCGCGACCTCGCCGCCGACCCCGAGAAGATCGATCTCGCCAAGGCCGCCCAGCTGCATTGGGCGGCAGAGAAAATGGCTGCTGTGAGAGTGAGACCACAAGGCTCGTGTTCGATGGTCTTATCGGAGCCATTACACTGCTGCTACAAGTTCAGAGGTGGTGCTACAACGACGCCTTGCTCAGTTTCTTTTgcttcaaagtttcaatctttatgTTGCAAATCACAGTTGCTGGGGAAATTGAATTCCAGAGGTGGGTTTTCCCGGATTGATGTTGTTTCGGGCAGTGAGCTGATCAAGAGGTACGTTGAGAATGGGAATTGCGAGGATGCGATAGTGGTTTATGTTAAAATGCTTCAACTTGGTTTGCCTGTAGCTAAGGAATTTCAGTTCTTTCCGATTTTGATTAAGGCCTTTGGGGGGTTCTGTGATGTGGGCAAGGCTAGGGAGATTCATGGGCATGTGTTGAAATTGGGGGTTTTGGGCGATGTTTACGATGCCAATTCGATTTTGGGGGTTTATTGGAAATGTGGGGAGGTTGAGGATGCGGTTCAGATGTTTGAGAAAATGCCCGAGAGGGATTTGGTGTCTTGGAATACAATGATATCTGGGTTTTGCCATTCAGGGGATTATGTGAGCTCGTTGGGGATGTTTAGTCGGATGGTTCGGGGGGATCATTGGGTGTTGCCTAATCGGGTGGCTTGCCTTTCGGCTCTCACTTCGTGCTCTTCCATTCAGTCTTTG CCGGTTCGGTAA
- the LOC133739905 gene encoding probable jasmonic acid carboxyl methyltransferase 2, with protein sequence MEVEQVLHMNGGDGKRSYASNSLNPRAVISRVKPIVDASIEKLCYTHLPTECLKIADLGCSSGPNTLFAVSNIIDKIHKTCKKLNWQPPTLQVFLNDLPGNDFNTVFKSLPDFYKKLDEKKYIEPCFIAGMSGSFYGRLFPSNSLHFAHSSYSLMWISKVPKGLVTKGGEGLNKGNIYIAKTSSHAVFNEYFEQFKRDFTVFLRSRAQELVSGGSMVLTTMGSIRSNDPLSIWEFVGLKLHDMVLDGLIEEKKLDTFNMPYYAPTADEVKEVIEAEGSFILQNLETFRNDWDFYIKQVNCGFDKKARAAILSTDIRAVGEPILASEFGEKAMDDLFCRFEEDVLDHMEKENCQFIDLVISLTKQR encoded by the exons ATGGAGGTAGAGCAAGTCCTTCACATGAATGGTGGAGATGGAAAAAGAAGTTATGCAAGCAACTCGCTGAATCCa AGAGCAGTCATTTCAAGGGTGAAGCCAATAGTAGATGCAAGCATAGAGAAGCTGTGCTACACCCACCTCCCTACAGAGTGCTTGAAAATAGCTGACTTGGGATGCTCTTCTGGACCCAATACCCTTTTTGCCGTTTCAAATATCATAGACAAGATTCATAAAACCTGCAAAAAATTGAATTGGCAACCTCCAACGCTTCAAGTATTCTTAAATGATCTTCCCGGAAACGATTTCAACACTGTGTTCAAGTCATTGCCAGACTTCTATAAGAAACTTGATGAAAAGAAGTACATCGAACCATGTTTCATTGCAGGGATGTCTGGTTCTTTCTACGGCAGGCTTTTTCCCAGCAATTCTCTCCACTTTGCGCACTCTAGTTATTCTCTTATGTGGATCTCTAAG GTTCCAAAAGGTTTGGTAACGAAAGGAGGAGAAGGACTGAACAAGGGGAACATATACATAGCCAAGACAAGCTCACATGCTGTGTTTAACGAATACTTTGAGCAATTCAAAAGGGACTTCACTGTCTTTCTGAGGTCTCGGGCACAAGAGCTGGTCTCGGGAGGTAGTATGGTCCTCACAACCATGGGCAGCATACGGAGCAATGATCCCCTCAGCATTTGGGAATTTGTCGGATTAAAACTCCATGACATGGTTTTAGAT GGTTTGATTGAAGAGAAAAAATTGGACACATTTAATATGCCATACTATGCGCCAACAGCGGATGAGGTGAAAGAGGTGATCGAGGCTGAAGGTTCTTTTATTTTACAAAATCTCGAAACTTTTAGAAATGACTGGGACTTTTACATAAAACAAGTTAACTGTGGCTTTGACAAGAAAGCGAGGGCAGCAATACTATCCACTGACATAAGAGCTGTGGGAGAACCTATTCTGGCCAGCGAATTTGGAGAAAAAGCcatggatgatttgttttgcaggtttgaAGAAGATGTTCTTGATCACATGGAGAAGGAGAACTGCCAGTTTATTGACCTGGTTATCTCGTTAACTAAGCAGCGTTGA